Genomic segment of Kibdelosporangium phytohabitans:
TGCGGTTCAAGGCGTCCTACGTGTCCGGTCCGTACCGGCCCGCCGGCATGCAGGCCGCCGGCCCGTCGGCGCCGGTCACCAGCGACAAACGGCCGCGGCTGTTCGTGCCGGACTACATCGAGATCCCCAAGGAGCCGGTCCGGCCCGCCGAGCAGCCCAAGGAGCAGAAGCCGGAAGGCGGTGCCGAGGAGAGCGAGCTCGACGTGATCGTCAAGCGGCTGATCGGCCAGGGCGCCCCGGCGCACGAGGTGTGGCTGCCGCCGCTGGAGACGCCGAACTCGCTGGACACGCTGCTGTCGCCGTTGCAGCCGACCGACGACCGCGGGATGACCGTGCCGGGGCACTTCGCCAACGGACGGCTGCAGGTGCCGCTCGGCATCATCGACAAGCCGTTCGAGCAGCGCCGTGACCTGTTGACCGCGGACTTCTCCGGTGCCATGGGGCACGCGGCGATCGTCGGCGGTCCGCAGTCCGGCAAGTCGATGCTGCTGCGAACCCTGATCATGTCGATGGCGTTGACGCACACGCCGCAGGAAGCGCAGTTCTACTGCCTGGACCTCGGTGGTGGAACGCTCGCCTCGCTGCGCGGGCTGCCGCACGTCGGCGGTGTGGCGTCCAGGTTGGACCCCGACCTGGCCCGCCGGATGGTCGCCGAGATCACCTCGCTGATCACCGAACGCGAGCAGCAGTTCCGCGACCACAACATCGACTCGATGATCGACTTCCGCAACCGCAAGCGGCAGGGCCAGATCGCCGACGACCCGTTCGGCGACGTGTTCCTGATCGTGGACGGCTGGCTGAACTTCCGCCAGGAGTTCGAGTCGCTCGAGGCGCAGGTGGTCAACCTGGTCGCGCAGGGTCTGTCCTACGGCGTGCACGTGATCGTCGCGGCCAGCCGGTGGGCCGAGATCCGCCCGGCGGTCAAGGACCTGATGGGCACGCGGTTCGAGCTGCGCCTCGGTGACCCGACCGAGTCCGACATCGACCGCCGCGTCGCGGTGAACGTGCCCGCCGGCCGCCCCGGTCGCGGTCTGACGCGGGACAAGCTGCACTTCCTCGTCGGCCTGCCGCGCATCGACGGCTCGTCCAGCGCGGAGGACGTCGGTGCCGGTGTGCAGGACGCGGCGAACCGGATCAGGCAGAGCTGGCGCGGCCAGCCGGCACCGGCGATCCGCCTGCTGCCGGACCTGATGCCGTACGACGACCTGATCAAGCTGGACAAGCACCGCAACACCAGGCTGATCCCGATCGGCGTGAACGAGGACGAGCTGGCCCCGGTCTACGTCGACTTCGACGCCGAGCCGCACTTCCTCGCGTTCGCCGACGGCGAGTCCGGCAAGACGAACCTGCTGCGCAACATCGTGCGCGGCATCATGGAGCGGTACTCCGAGGACGACGTGGTGATCCTGCTCGTCGACTACCGCCGCACCATGCTGGGCTTCATCAACACCGGGCACCTGCTCGGCTACGCCGTGTCGGCCAACCAGCTCAACGAGATGATGAAGGACGTCGTCGGCTCGCTGAAGAAGCGGCTGCCGGGTCCCGACACCACGCAGGAACAGCTCAAGACGCGGTCGTGGTGGTCGGGTCCGGAGCTGTTCGTGATCGTCGACGACTACGACCTGGTGGCGACGGCGGGCGGGAACCCGCTGCAGCCGCTGCAGGAGTTCCTCCCGCAGGCCAAGGACGTCGGTATGCACATGATCGTCGCCCGCCGTTCGGGTGGCGCGTCCCGTGCGTCCTTCGACCCGATCATCGGCAAGCTGAAGGAACTGTCGTCGCCTGGTCTCGTGATGAGCGCGAGCAAGGACGAAGGCGTCCTGCTTGGCAACTACAAGTCGAAGCCGCTGCCCCCCGGCCGCGGTGTGATGGTCACGCGCAAGCTGGGCCAGCAGCTGATCCACACTTCCTGGTTGCAGCCCGAATAGGTCACCGGACGAGCAGAAGCGGGGCGCCCAGCCGGGTGCCCCGCTTTTCCGTGTGCACACTTGTCCTCGGTGGACAGTACGGGCAGCCGTCGGTGTGGATGTGGACGAACTGATGCCCAGCCGAAGCGGCGACAGCACGACGCCGTCGGGTGGGCGCGTGTTGTCGAGGAAGAGGGCCAGTGCTCGCCCGGTTCGGTGATCTCGCCCGGCTGAACTCGCCCCCTCCGAACACGACGACGCCCGCCGGGTTTCCGGCGGGCGTCGACGAACCTGTGAGCGCGGCTTGTTACGAACCGCCGCCGGGTTGGGCGGCAGGGGTGTTCACTGTTCCCGCGTCGGGGTCGAAGGGCACCGAGTCGAAGCTGCGGTTGACGTCCTTCGCCGACAGCGAGGCCCCGTCCGGCAGGAGCCGGACGATCGAATCCGGTGCCGGGCTCTGCTTTTCCAGCCCCAGTGCGCCCGCTGTCCTGGTGTCCGGGATGCCGTACTTCACGCCGCGGTCGGACACGAGGTAGATCGGTCCCCTGTCGAAGTCCGCCTTCGACGCCGAGCCCCTGACCACCGCCGCGCGGCCCGGCGGCATGAAGAAGCTGTCGATCTTCTGGCCGTCCGCGCTCGGCGTCGCGATCTTCAACGGCTCCATCTTCGTCCCCGACGCGTCCTTCGGCAGCGGCAGTTCGCCGCTGATGTGCAGCGAGGTGTGGCCGTCGCGTGCGTCGCCCGCGCCCTGCAGCGACCAGCCGAGGCAGGCCACCGAGTTGCCCGCCGCCTGCGCCTGGAGCACTCCGGGCGGGGTGTCCGGCGACGCGGTGTCGTTGATCTCGTCCTGCTGGGTCTGCGAGGTGATCCGGTCCGGCGAGATGTCCGGGATGTTCGCGCTGCCTGCCGACTTCTCGTAGCGGATCAGGTCGGCCGTGGTCGACTTGATCTTCTCGATGCCGTCGTTGTGCACGACGTAGTAGTCCCGGTTGCCCGCGTTGGGCACCGCGAACACGCCGCCGACCGGCACGCCCAGGTCGGAGTTCCCGCTGCCCGACACCGTCGGCGCGGCCAGCGCCTGCACCTCGGGGATCGCGTTCAGCATGCCGGTGCTGATCCGGCGCACCGCGCCCTTCTCCAGCTTGAGCGCCTGGACCACGGACGGCTTGGACATGTCGACCTCGGCCCGCACCGCGTTGGAGTTGCGCTGGTTGATCGTGCTCGGCGTGCGGTAGACCAGGTAGGTCTTCTTGTTCTCCGCCTGCACCAGCAGCGACTCACCCGGCTGCAGCTCCCTGTTGAGCTCACCGACACCCGCGAGCACCGACGTCTGGATACCGGTCGCCTGCTGGGCTTCCGGCAGCGACTTGTCCAGCGTGATCACGTCGCAGACGGCCCAGTTGTCGCTGATGCGCTGGTCGTCGGCGGGCAGCAACTGCGGGCCGTTCGGGATTCCGGTCAGCTGGCGCTTCGGGATGTCCTTGAGGTCCTTGTCCGCGATGACCGTCGGGTTCTCGGCCTTCTGCGCGGGCACGTCCGGGCTCTCGCTCCCGCTGCTCTGGCCCTGGGTCTGCTGGGCCAGCAGGAGCAGCCGCGCGGACGCCAGGTTGAAGGTGGGCGTCAGCGTCTTCGGGTTGCCCGCCACCACGTACACCGTGCCTGACGGCTGGGCGATGATGATCCCGCCGTCCGGGACCGTCGGTTTGGGCGCGAGCAAGCCCACGATCACGAACCCGAGCACACCGATCGCGGCGAGGACAACTCCGACGGCGGTCGCACGCGAATGCGTCCGCATCGGGTCGTGCAGCATCACTGCGTCCTTACGGACCAGCGCGGACTGCATCCTTCGCAGCACGAAGCGATACGCCTGAACCTGAGACTTTGTCGTCGGTGTTGAGGGCATTCTCGGCCTGCAGCTCTCCCTGTCGCGGTACGGTTCCGCAGGATAGCCGTACCGGAGGCGGTGGGCTGGCAGTTCCGGGGAACTGGGGCTGACCAGTGTCGATCCGCCTGCGGGGAAGATCGAGGGGAAGAGACGGATAGGGATGTCGGTGACAACGCCTCCACGCCATGGCATGCCACCGCCCGGGGGACGTCCACCCGGCGGCGGCCCACCCGGACCAGGCGGCCCGCCCGGTGGTGGACCGCCCCCGGGAGGCAGGCCGCCCGGCGGACGCCCGCCCGGCCCGCCCGGGCCCGGTGGACCTCCCGGACCGCCGTCCGGACCGCCGCCTGGCCAGCGCCCGCCCAACAGCGGGCCGATGCCGCAGCAGCCGCCGCCCAGCCCGCCGAAGGTGCCGATCTCGGCCCGCAGGCGCACGGTCGGCGCCAGCCTCGGCGCGCTGCCGGTGACCAACCTGGTCGTGGTGGAACTCGGCCTCGCGATCGGCCTGATCCTGCTCGCGATCGACACGGACCTGCTCTACGTGGCAGCCGGTGTGCTGGTGATCGCGCTGCTGTTCGCGTTCATCCGGTGGCGCGGCCGGTGGTTCCCGCAGTGGGTGAGCTTGACCACGCGGTACACGTTCCGCTCGCACGGCAGGGTGACGAAGCCCTCAGCGCCGATCTCGATGGAACAGGTCGCCGCCGACAGCGCCGCGGCCGTCACCGGCCCCGAGGACGCGCGGGTCGCGTTGCTGCGGCTGGCCGTGCCGGACCTGGTCGTCGCGCACGGCCAGGACCACGAACGCCGCCCAGTGGGGCTGGCGTGGCACGACGGCGCGTGGACCGCGGTGCTGCTGGTCGACCCGGCTCCGAGCCTCGTCACGCAGGTCGGCACCACGCCGAGCCTGCCGTTGAGCGCGCTGGCGCCGTGCCTGGAGGACCGCGGTGTGGTCCTCGACGCCATTCAGGTCATTTGGCACTGCTACCCCGGCAGCACGTCGCTGCCGCCGAACTCGCCCGCACTCACCTCGTACATGGAGGTGCTCGGCCCGTTGCCCGCCGCGGCGCGACGGACCACGTGGGTGGCCATCCGCCTCGACCCGAGCCGGTGCCCCGCCGCGGTTCGCGAGCGTGGTGGCGGTGTCGTGGGTGCGCACCGCGCGTTGATCGGCGCCTTGTCCCGTGTCCGCAACGCTCTCGAGTCGCGTGGCGTGCCGACGCGGCCGTTGGATCCGGACGAGCTGCTGAAGGCCGGGATCACCTCGGCCGAGCTGACCGCGGTCGCGGGCAACAACTCCCGGGTCAGCCTGCAGGAGAAGTGGACGGGTGTGACGGCAGCGGGTGTCGGCCACGCGAGCTACTCGATCACCGGCTGGCCCAACGGCAAGGTCGCCACGAGCCTCAACGCGCTGACCGGTGTCCGCGCGCTGTCGTCGACGATCGCGTTGTCGCTTTCGCCTGGCGCGGAGGACAACCAGATCGGTGTGCGTGGCCTGGTGCGCGTGAGCGCGCGGACGCCCAGTGAGCTCGACGCCGCCGACGAGCGGCTCGAAGCGATCTCGGACAAGATCGGAATCACGCTGACCCCGTTGCGCGGCCTGCAGGCCGCCGGTCTCGCAGCCACGCTGCCGTTGGGAGGTGCGGTGTGAGCGGCTCCAGCCGGTTGGTGGACGCGCAAGGCCTCAACAAGGGCGTCGCGCCGGAGTTCATGGTCTCGCCGGACATGCTCGACCACGTCAGCCCGTCCGGTGACCGCGGCGGCATGGTGCTCGGCCAGAACACGCAGGGCGGCGAGCCGCTGATGGTCTCGACCATGCGCCCGGCGCCGACCAGGATCGTCCTGGTCGGCGGGTTGTACCTGGCCTTGCAGACGGCGTTGCGGGCGATGGCGGTCGGCGCGTGGGTGGTGGTCGCGACCGGGCGACCGACCAAGTGGCAGGTGCTGCAGAAGGCAGCGGGGACCACTCCGGACGGTCGTCCGGTGCCGATCGTGCAGATCCGCAGGCTCAGCCCGGTGGAGCTGCCACGGCCCACTGAGGACAGTCCGTTGCTCGTGGTGCACGACGGCGGCCCGACTCCGCAGGAGTTGTTCCCGCCGCGAACGCCGTGGCAGACCACGATTTACGTTTTGCCGTATTTGCACCCGCAGGCCGGGGCGACCGCGAACGCCGCCGATCTTGTGCTTATGCAACGACTTCCGTCCGGTCAGGCACAACTCGCCTCGCGAATTTGGCGACTGCCGCCACCCATGATCAATCAGCTGACTTCGTTGCAGGACGACCAGGTCGTGGCGTTGGGCGCGAACTTGTGGCGGCCATTGCGATTGGTGACCACTCAGCGGGAACAGCAGATCATCGGACCGATTCGGCGCGGGGATTAAAACCTTTTCTGGGAATATGTAAACCCCCGTTGTGACCTTGTGCGATCGCATGGTCACAACGCACCCTGTTGATCGTCCTTCCAATCGTGCACGGCCGCGAGGGCACCGGGGCCGTGCACGCCCTGCACGAAGGAGAACTCAGGATGGGTGTAATTCGGGCTGCCCGGATAACGGGTATCGCCGGGATCGCCGCGGTCGCCGCCGCGACGGTCGGACTGGCCGCACCGGCGTCGGCCGCGCAAGGGCCGATCCTCGGCCTGGACGCCGACGGCGTGGTCAAGGATTCCTTTGTGGTCGTGCTGAAGAACGCCGACCAGACCACCACGCTCGGCCAGAAGTACGGCGCCAGCGTCACGCACACCTACAAGTCCGCGCTCAACGGCTTCGCCGCGACGATGACCGAGGCGCAGGCACGCAAACTGGCGGCCGACCCGGCCGTGCAGTACGTCCAGGCCAACCGGACACTCCGGATCACCGACACCCAGCCGAACCCGCCGTCGTGGGGGATCGACCGGATCGACCAGCGCAACCTGCCGCTGGACAACTCGTACACGTACTCCACAAGCGCGTCCAACGTGAGCGCGTACATCATCGACACCGGCATCCGCGTCACGCACCAGACGTTCGGCGGCCGGGCCAAGCCGGGCTTCGACGCGATCACCTCCGGCGGCAACGCCAACGACTGCCACGGCCACGGCACGCACGTCGCCGGAACCGTCGGCGGCAAGGAGTACGGCGTCGCCAAGGCCGTGAACCTGTTCGCCGTCCGCGTGCTCGACTGCAACGGCTCCGGCACGACCGCTCAGGTCGTCGCGGGCATCGACTGGGTCACCGCGAACGCCGTCAAGCCCGCTGTCGCCAACATGAGCCTCGGCGGCGGCGCCGACGCCACGCTGGACGCGGCCGTGCAGAAGTCGATCGCGTCCGGTGTCACGTACGCCATCGCGTCCGGCAACTCGAACGCAAACGCTTGCAACTACTCCCCGGCGCGCGTGCCCGAGGGGATCACGGTGAACGCCTCGACGAACACCGACGGGCGGGCGTCCTTCTCGAACTACGGCACCTGCACCGACATCTTCGCTCCTGGCCAGAACATCGTGTCGTCCTGGAACACCAACGACACCGCCACCAACAACATCAGCGGCACCTCGATGGCCGCGCCGCACGTCGCGGGCGGCGCCGCGCTGTACCTGGCCGACAACCCGTCGGCCAGCCCGCAGCAGGTCCGCGACGCGCTGGTGAACGCCGCCAGCGACGGCAAGATCACCAGCCCGGGCACCGGCTCGCCGAACAAGCTGCTGTTCACCGGGTCCGGCGGGACCGAGCCGCCGCCCGTCACCTGCACCACCAAGACCAACGACACCGACGTGGCGATCCCGGACCTGAGCACGGTGAACAGCCCGATCGCCATCTCGGAGTGCGCGGGCAAGAAGGGCGCCACGGCCGGGAAGGTGGCCGTGGACATCACCCACACCTACCGCGGCGACCTGAAGATCGACCTGGTCTCGCCCAGCGGCGCGGTCCGCAGCCTGAAACCGGCCAGTTCCGGTGACAGCGCCGACAACGTGGTCGAGACGTACGCGGTGAACCTGTCCGCTGAAGACGCGAACGGGACGTGGAACCTGCGTGTGCAGGACACCGCGCGGGCCGACGTCGGCACCATCAACAAGTGGACGTTGACCGTCTGATCGTCACAGAACTGGCCCGTCCGGGGCAGCGCCCGCTGCGCCGGACGGGCCAATTCATTCCCAAAAAAGACTTCTGGGGATAGGTGACCCAGCGAAGTTACGTCCTCATCTTGCGTAATGCCCTGGTTGCGGACAAATGTGGAGTTTGTTCCTTCCACTCGCGAACGCCGCCCCTGCAGCAGCGTTCGCGCCCTGCTAGAAGGAGACCAGAGGATGCGAGTATCGAAGGCTGCCCGAATGACGGGACCAGCCGGAATCGCCGTCTTGTTCGCCGCGACAATCGGGCTCGCGACGCCCGCGAACGCGGCGCCGGAAGGCGCGATTCTCGAGGCGAACGCGGCCGACGTGGTGCCGAACTCCTACATCGTCGCGCTGAAGAACACGCCGGAGAACGCGGCATCGCTGACCGCGAAGTACGGCGGCGCCGTGAAGTTCACCTACAAAGCGGCGCTGAACGGTTTCGCCGCGGACATGACCGCACAGCAGGCCCGCCGTCTCGCCGCCGACCCAGCGGTGGAATACGTGCAGGCCGACCAGGTCATGCGGATCAGCGACACGCAGAACAACCCGCCGTCGTGGGGCCTTGACCGGATCGACCAGCGCAACCGGCCGGTCGACAGCAAGTACACGTACCCGAACACGGCGTCCAATGTGAACGCGTACATCATCGACACCGGCATCCGCCTGACCCACAGGGACTTCGGCGGCCGTGCGAAGACCGGCTTCGACGCCATCACCTCCGGTGGCACGGCCAACGACTGCCACGGCCACGGCACGCACGTCGCCGGAACCGTCGGCGGCACCGCCCACGGTGTGGCCAAGGGCGTCCAGCTGTTCGCGGTGCGTGTGCTGAACTGCCAGGGCTCCGGCACGACCGCGCAGGTCGTCGCGGGCGTCGACTGGGTCACCACGAACCACAAGAAGCCGGCTGTGGCGAACATGAGCCTCGGCGGCGGCGCCAGCACCGCGATCGACAACGCCGTGCGCAAGTCGATCCAGGCAGGCGTCACGTACGCGATCGCCTCGGGTAACTCGAACACCAACGCGTGCAGCTCATCGCCCGCCCGCGTGACCGAGGCAATCACTGTGAACGCGACGTCGAGCAACGACGCCCGCGCGTCGTTCTCGAACTACGGCACGTGCACGGACATCTTCGCTCCTGGCCAGAGCATCGTGTCGGCGTGGAACACCAACGACACCGCCACGAACAACATCAGCGGCACCTCGATGGCCACCCCGCACGTGGCCGGTGTCGCGGCGCTGTACCTGTCCGCCAACACCTCGGCCACCCCGGCGACCGTGCAGAGCACGCTCAACTCCCAGGCGACGCCGAACGTCGTCACCAACCCCGGCTCGGGCTCCCCGAACCGCCTGC
This window contains:
- the eccB gene encoding type VII secretion protein EccB is translated as MPSTPTTKSQVQAYRFVLRRMQSALVRKDAVMLHDPMRTHSRATAVGVVLAAIGVLGFVIVGLLAPKPTVPDGGIIIAQPSGTVYVVAGNPKTLTPTFNLASARLLLLAQQTQGQSSGSESPDVPAQKAENPTVIADKDLKDIPKRQLTGIPNGPQLLPADDQRISDNWAVCDVITLDKSLPEAQQATGIQTSVLAGVGELNRELQPGESLLVQAENKKTYLVYRTPSTINQRNSNAVRAEVDMSKPSVVQALKLEKGAVRRISTGMLNAIPEVQALAAPTVSGSGNSDLGVPVGGVFAVPNAGNRDYYVVHNDGIEKIKSTTADLIRYEKSAGSANIPDISPDRITSQTQQDEINDTASPDTPPGVLQAQAAGNSVACLGWSLQGAGDARDGHTSLHISGELPLPKDASGTKMEPLKIATPSADGQKIDSFFMPPGRAAVVRGSASKADFDRGPIYLVSDRGVKYGIPDTRTAGALGLEKQSPAPDSIVRLLPDGASLSAKDVNRSFDSVPFDPDAGTVNTPAAQPGGGS
- the eccE gene encoding type VII secretion protein EccE, which gives rise to MTNLVVVELGLAIGLILLAIDTDLLYVAAGVLVIALLFAFIRWRGRWFPQWVSLTTRYTFRSHGRVTKPSAPISMEQVAADSAAAVTGPEDARVALLRLAVPDLVVAHGQDHERRPVGLAWHDGAWTAVLLVDPAPSLVTQVGTTPSLPLSALAPCLEDRGVVLDAIQVIWHCYPGSTSLPPNSPALTSYMEVLGPLPAAARRTTWVAIRLDPSRCPAAVRERGGGVVGAHRALIGALSRVRNALESRGVPTRPLDPDELLKAGITSAELTAVAGNNSRVSLQEKWTGVTAAGVGHASYSITGWPNGKVATSLNALTGVRALSSTIALSLSPGAEDNQIGVRGLVRVSARTPSELDAADERLEAISDKIGITLTPLRGLQAAGLAATLPLGGAV
- a CDS encoding S8 family peptidase; the encoded protein is MGVIRAARITGIAGIAAVAAATVGLAAPASAAQGPILGLDADGVVKDSFVVVLKNADQTTTLGQKYGASVTHTYKSALNGFAATMTEAQARKLAADPAVQYVQANRTLRITDTQPNPPSWGIDRIDQRNLPLDNSYTYSTSASNVSAYIIDTGIRVTHQTFGGRAKPGFDAITSGGNANDCHGHGTHVAGTVGGKEYGVAKAVNLFAVRVLDCNGSGTTAQVVAGIDWVTANAVKPAVANMSLGGGADATLDAAVQKSIASGVTYAIASGNSNANACNYSPARVPEGITVNASTNTDGRASFSNYGTCTDIFAPGQNIVSSWNTNDTATNNISGTSMAAPHVAGGAALYLADNPSASPQQVRDALVNAASDGKITSPGTGSPNKLLFTGSGGTEPPPVTCTTKTNDTDVAIPDLSTVNSPIAISECAGKKGATAGKVAVDITHTYRGDLKIDLVSPSGAVRSLKPASSGDSADNVVETYAVNLSAEDANGTWNLRVQDTARADVGTINKWTLTV
- a CDS encoding S8 family peptidase, with the translated sequence MRVSKAARMTGPAGIAVLFAATIGLATPANAAPEGAILEANAADVVPNSYIVALKNTPENAASLTAKYGGAVKFTYKAALNGFAADMTAQQARRLAADPAVEYVQADQVMRISDTQNNPPSWGLDRIDQRNRPVDSKYTYPNTASNVNAYIIDTGIRLTHRDFGGRAKTGFDAITSGGTANDCHGHGTHVAGTVGGTAHGVAKGVQLFAVRVLNCQGSGTTAQVVAGVDWVTTNHKKPAVANMSLGGGASTAIDNAVRKSIQAGVTYAIASGNSNTNACSSSPARVTEAITVNATSSNDARASFSNYGTCTDIFAPGQSIVSAWNTNDTATNNISGTSMATPHVAGVAALYLSANTSATPATVQSTLNSQATPNVVTNPGSGSPNRLLFVQQ